CACTGTGTGCAAACCCTGCCCTGAGGGAACCTACAGTGATGTGGAGGATTATGAGTCCGTCTGCAAAAATCATACAAGGTGGGAGTCAGCGTTACATACAATTATAAGCTGTAGTTTATAAACATTTGTGAACTCATTTTTCCTCACATGATATAATAGGCACACTCAAGACTGACAGAGGAACACAACACTTCTCATAAATTCACAAAATCCCCCCACACACAGTGTACATATGACTATTCAGTTCTTTAGATTTAAATTATCTCTTGTGAAACTATTGCTGAAATCAGAAGCTTCTGACTCACGTTAATGATTATTTTCAGgttactatttttttaaatagttcacccaaaaatgaaaattgtgtcatcatttactcaccctcaggttgttccaaacctgtataaatgtctttgttctgctgaacacaaaggaagatatttggaagaatgtctgTGATCAAACGGATCTCattccccattgacttccatagtatttatttttcctactattgTAGTCATTGGGGGATGGGAGATCTGTTTGATCAcagacattcttccaaatatcttcctttgtgttcagcagaacaaagacatttatacaggtttggaacaacctgagggtgagtaaatgatgacagaattttcatttttgggagaactatccctttaactaacataaacaaacaaaaagcaatatatttttatagcatttcatgttcatgttagttcacagttcattaactaatgttaacagatacaacttttcatcttaaaaatgtattagtaaatgttgagattaacaaTTAAAAGATTAACAATTAGctaatattaataaagtatgtaGAAGTGTTGTTGATTGATACAACATGATAAGTAATGTagttaaatgaaatgaaaccttattgtacgGTGATACAATTTTTTCtctacatgtatatattttcatttttagaccTATAATGCCATTACTTTTCCACCTCCATCTGATATAAAGAAAAGCCAGAGGAACGCATAGCATTTATGTAGGCCTAATTACCATTACCGGTTTGACGTAACATTTTTTACGTAATGTCTTCTgtcattgtacttattttgCGTAATGTCttgtgtcattctcctacacaAAATAAGATCACATTAATTTGtttccattcaaaaaaaaataaaaaatgtagacGTACGTACACTAGTAGGAGGGTGGGTGGGTATCGCTTCCTTTCTCAACCTCTCTCcgacatacatatacacacaaaatatttcTTTCCCTTTCTTTCTACAAGTACACAAAGTAGGCCCTACCCGCAATACAAATGTCTATTATTACACTCATACATAATTATATTCCTCAGCTCAATTGCTAAGCTAAATAAACTTAAAGTTTCCCCTCTGAAATCCTCTGCCTTCTCTGTCATTTTACAGTTGTGATGATTTTGGTCGAGATGTGAAAGTTCCTGGGACCAGCACATCAGATGTTGTGTGTGGAAATTTTAAACCATGTACTACATGTGAGTCTCTCTATAGACTACCTCTACTGGGAAAGCTTTATTGGAAATGTCACCATGttcaatgtattattttttttttttttcataatcaatcaaatgaaataatgtattaatttaaaaaaagagttTACATGAAGCGGTACCTCTTAGCTTACATTTTCTTCTTTATTTCAGCTTGTTCTTGGTTGTTACCTGCTAGCCTGTGGACAGGGGTCGTGGTTACAGCCTTGATTGTATTTCTGGTCCTGTTTATAATTTACTGGAGAAACAAACGTCGGTCAGAAAtatcaggtaggctatgtgTAACATATAACAATCGCGTTTTTGGCGGGGCTCCCCAGGTAAAAgttgcattccaggggctaaatgtCATGTTATTTGGGTTGCTTCAACCCGCGGGAACAGTGTACAAGTAGCTCAAAACATGCGGATTTGCTTAATGCCCGAGTAGGATATTTTGGGTGTGTTTTATGCAAATTAGCAGCTGTACACAGGAAAGCAGCTGGGCACATACGTTAGGAAAATCAGCATAAGAACGAGTGAaagaacaaatataaatatatataaatacaataaaattatatatattttaaataataaatatgaaaacacTGAGTCCTTAAAGAGACATCACTTTGGGGGAaaaatgagatgggaggaaaaataagtcaatgcTTTTATGTTCTCTCGAAAATGTtttgccttaaagggttagttcacccaaaaatgaaaattctgtcatttattccaaacccttcgttcatctttggaacacaaattaagatatttttgataaaattcaaTAGCTGTCTGACTCctcaatagacagcaatttaacaaccactttcaaggtccagaaatgtACTAaggacattgttaaaaaaaagtcgCATGACTACAGTGGGTCAACctaaattttatgaagtgattaGAATAGCCTACTTTTtctgcgcaaaaacaaaacaaagataaagactttattcaacaatctcttctcttccctgtcattatccttacgtAGTTGCCTAAATTAGCACGGTGAAGGCTTCCGTGtaacgcatgcgtgtgatgctgagcCGGCGTTCCGACATAGAACGCACCGAACGTAAACAACATATCAGAATGACACAGAacagaagatattgttgaaaaaaagttgttagttttgttttatttttgcacacaaaaagtattctcgtcacgtcgactattttaaaaatgtccttactacctttctggaccttgaaattgGTAGTTAAAATGCTGTCTAATGAGGAGTCAGACAactatcggatttcatcaaaaatatcttaatttgttttccgaagatgaacgaagatcttatgggtgtggaacgacatgagggtgagtaattaatgacagaattttcatttttgggtgaactaaccctttaagtttccCCCAAGAAACTGTGTTCGCTCGCAAAACATATGTGAGAGAACGCAAAATCATTGACataatttttcatatttgttttcccttcaccatgtcccttttGGGGCTCCATAGATATAAGACTGTGGCTCTTATGCTGCCATCAGGTGCTCTTGGAATTATCGTAAATAGGCCTAtgagtttcctaggtaaaaattgcacacTCCCAACGCACTCCCAACTTGAATGCGAAATCACGACTTCAGAattgggaattatcaaatttccggtagcatgtgaaggcagcttTAGAGACAAGAAGCATTTCTGCTGAGTGGTCAAGAAAGTCAAGCTGACTTCATATCAGATCTGTGGGTTGTAGATCTAGGTTGACTATAATTGTACCTGATGATGGGCGAGCAGAATTTTGCATTGACGTACATAAAAAGGGTCATTTACTGTAGCAGTAACAGCAGATTTGATTGATAGGAAACCCCAAACTCTGTCTCTAATGCTACAAGATGCATACACATATGTATACCTGCATGCAATGCATAATTCTTTGCCAGTCATTGAAGGATAGATAATCTTGCTCTGAAATCTTTTAATATTTAAGATAGTACATCTGCTGGCGTCACTGATTTCCAACATCAGGGTGGATGTACACAAGATCAAAACAGTCATGCTGCTGTTGTTTCTGTCAATTGCTTACAGCTTAGTGCACAAAATGCCTAAGATTAAACTGATGCTGGTAAACCACATCCTATCAGTTCTACATACATGCTCACAGACCTTTAACAATGTGTCGTAAAATGCAGAACAGCCTCTCATAAAAAATAGCAGACACATCTGATAATGGTTGCTGTAAGTAAATGACGTCCAACTCTCTCAGACAAATAATTCTGCAATTTTATACATTAAGAACAAAGtaattattgaataaatattcaaaatatgttaaatgcaAATCTAAACATCAACAATACATGTTAAATGTTAAGGAAATGTAAGGCTATTGTGAGCCATTACTGatgttgtgcatgtgtgttcTCAGAGATTTCTTCAAGCCAAATCTCGCCAGTGCTTCCTCCAGACATCCTGAAATACCCTGCAGACTTTGACATGGAGAAATGTGTAGAGTGTGACAAACAAAAAGGTAAAACTCTTTGTTTTCTTCAAGTTTGCCTCTGTTAATCACACACATAAATGTATTGTTCCTTACTTGCACATAGACACAATAATATATTCCAGGATTTGTTCATACACACCTCtctgtaaaatattaatttacataaGGGGTCTTCAACAGGGACATCTGACAATTATTGTTTGATCTCAAACATAATTTTTGTGCAATGTTTTACTATATGcatacagtgttggggaaagttacttttaaaagtaatgcattacaatactgcgctactccctaaaaaagtaactaattgcattacttatttactttttatggaaagtaatgcattatattacttttgcgttacttttccTCATTTaagctgggcttgcttgtttgtttttaattacaaaaaagtaatatttttgtcaaatgtaaaggccctttcacaccaaaagtgaaatgaataagccccaagctgaaggaaatgcaaattcacacctgtacagtagagggcgcaactcaaacaaacctttcagctgtgctgctgaagaaagttcaacactcttacttcatcaacataacaaacaaaaaaaaacacacatgtgGTTTATCTTAAGACATTTTTGTTGGATTAATTGgatcatcgaaggtcagcagcagcatttactagtttcttgaaaaagtaatctgattatgttacttgtaatgtgttaccccaaCACTGTGAATATTATTGTAGAAAATGATTGAAATGCAATACAAACAGTGTATAAGACTGTGTGAAAAAAGTCCTGAAAAGGTTGAAGACCCctaatatacagtatttatattaaCTCACAGTTCTCAAGTGTTATCTTTAGTCAATGACATTAAGACATCCGAGCTATAAAGCAAGCAAcaaatattaaaggtcccgtttttcgtggttttttgaagctttgattgtgtttatagtgtgcaatataacatgtgttcatgtttcgcgtgtaaaaaaaacagtatttttcacataatttacttatctgtataccgctgtttccactgtcataaaaacgggctgatgacttccttgttctatgaagtccctccttcagaaatacgtaacgagttctgattgtgccagcggttcctgtgttgtgattcgacagctctgagcgcaccgtgcccggaaaagtcacgcctcttaccataacgtggagatgcacgcgctcagtcagtgttattgtaaacatgtctttaattttaccctatcaatttgagccggaatcagacccggtaaaaataacagcgtttcgacgacatggcgacaaacacactctacaaacgcaactcttgtgtattcctgtgggcggaggttagtcaaaaaactgttttagtgacgtcattaaagaaggaagtagagggatgtagtccaaactggccgttcgatgtaggcgacttctgttaaataaaatatctcgcttggcattgaactttgagctttaaaattttacagattttatttatactactaacaacaacattacacactaactaaagtttgaaacatgggatcacgaagaacgggacctttaatgttcaCTTATCTGAATTAAATGCTAACTCTGCAGAATGGCAGAAAAATCCTGACAATTTAATAGTGATattttacttaaaggattagtccacttttaaatacacttttcctgataaatttactcacccccatgtcatccaagatgttcatgtctttctttcgtcagtcgaaaagaaatgaaggtttttgaggaaaacattccaggatttttctccttacagtggatttcaatggctaccaacagattgaaggtcaaaattacagtttcagtgcagcttcaagggctttaaacgataccagatgagtaataagggtcttatctagcgaaccgatcggtcattttcgaaaaaaatacaaccgtttatgcttcataaacaaaatatcgccttgaacgtactttccgcttccgcattctttacgctgaatgtcctacgccttccctattcaagttacagaaaaaaaaaaaaaggcgccgcgttcgttccgtaagtagaatagggaaggcgtagaacattcagcgtaagcgttatgaagaatgcggaagcggaaagtacgttcaaggcgatattttgtttataaagcataagcggttgtatttttttcgaaaatgaacgatcgattcgctagataagacccttattactcatctggtatcgtttaaagcccttgaagctgcactgaaactgtaattttgaccttcaatctgttggtagccactgaaatccactgtaaggagaaaaatcctggaatgttttcctcaaaaaccttcatttcttttcgactgacgaaagaaagacatgaacatcttggatgacatgggggtgagtaaatttatcaggaaaagtgtatttaaaagtggactaatcctttaaatcctgAATTTGAAATGTATTTGTACAAAGTAATGAATTTAAACACAAATGAGAGGGCCAGCGCTTCTGAATGCATTTGTATATATATCAGCAACACAGTACCTCTAATATTTCTGAAGCTGTGACCTGGAAATCTGTCAGATAATTTGAAATGGCATTCTAGAATCTTACCGAACATTCCAACAGTATGCATTAAATACAGTCAGGAGAGTTTCAAAATGAGCAATACCATTTTTTTTGATGACTTCAATTATGGCTTTGCGTCACTGTATAAAACATTGAAACATTTCCTTTGAACTCATCTGATCTTATCAGCTCACAGACAGGAGGGTACAAACCACATAGGAATTGTCTTTCACTGCATGCTAAAGAATCTAGTTTAGCTGTGTTGGCCTCCCACGACTCCTACACTTTCCTCCTGCACTTAATTCAGTGCAGCGATAAAGTATTTGATGTCTCTGCTAAACATGGGGTCTGAATCGTATGCTGATTTAAAACCAGTCATATTGTGACACCAGGTACACAGAGTTTCCGGTTTGTACAGTAAGCAGCTTTTCTGGTCTGATCTCAAAAGGCAAATTTACGAGAAACTGATTACACGTGATCTGGAAATTTTTAATCACAATTATaaattctttatatttaaagggtttgttTGGGCGGACTTAATGCTCTTGAAATGCTTAGGCCAATTATTTCacctaaaatacagtaatattttgaaatattattattattattaatacaatattttttaaaaagtaatttattcctatgatggcaaagctgaattttcagcagccattactccagtcttcagtgtcatgtgatccttcagaaatgatcCTCATTTAATGCTGTTGAAACAGAAATGCTTAGACAGACCACTCTGGTGAAAGAATATCTGAATATATGTGAATTTAATCCAAGTTATTAGAAAGCCTGTAAAGGGAGTTTACTTATCAGTTTAACGAAAACACAAATGATTAGATATTTAGATGATGAGCCAATCACTGATCAAtcattttctcttcttttttttttcctcagctGAAAATTACACAGAGATGGACAGTTGCATACAGTGTGATGGAGTTATGTCAACAAAGAGAGTGTCGGGAAAATACAGCCAAATAACTGCCGCAAATGGATATACAGAAAGCATGTATCACTCTGCTTATCATTCGCAGCCACAGGAGTCTGAATGGAATGATTAACTTTGACACATTAACTCCCTATTAACCCCTAATTAACTCCCTAATTAAAGGTTTTCTCTGTCAGTGTAGAAGCTTTAC
The sequence above is drawn from the Megalobrama amblycephala isolate DHTTF-2021 linkage group LG13, ASM1881202v1, whole genome shotgun sequence genome and encodes:
- the LOC125243107 gene encoding tumor necrosis factor receptor superfamily member 14 isoform X2, with translation MGKEKCNGQKCPKGKYMAAECDATSDIVCEICPRHTFSGQENRMKQCLPCMECNNNLVMVKECEADKNTECRCKPGYYCTHLSNSHCDHCSPVSKCPPGKGVNVKYTFQSDTVCKPCPEGTYSDVEDYESVCKNHTSCDDFGRDVKVPGTSTSDVVCGNFKPCTTSCSWLLPASLWTGVVVTALIVFLVLFIIYWRNKRRSEISEISSSQISPVLPPDILKYPADFDMEKCVECDKQKAENYTEMDSCIQCDGVMSTKRVSGKYSQITAANGYTESMYHSAYHSQPQESEWND
- the LOC125243107 gene encoding tumor necrosis factor receptor superfamily member 14 isoform X1 codes for the protein MGKEKCNGQKCPKGKYMAAECDATSDIVCEICPRHTFSGQENRMKQCLPCMECSKNNNLVMVKECEADKNTECRCKPGYYCTHLSNSHCDHCSPVSKCPPGKGVNVKYTFQSDTVCKPCPEGTYSDVEDYESVCKNHTSCDDFGRDVKVPGTSTSDVVCGNFKPCTTSCSWLLPASLWTGVVVTALIVFLVLFIIYWRNKRRSEISEISSSQISPVLPPDILKYPADFDMEKCVECDKQKAENYTEMDSCIQCDGVMSTKRVSGKYSQITAANGYTESMYHSAYHSQPQESEWND